One segment of Pseudodesulfovibrio sp. 5S69 DNA contains the following:
- a CDS encoding acyl-CoA thioesterase — protein MARKAPFPERDGWYTHYVSYGETDAMAVVYHAEYLHLFERARSAFMRETGISYRVAEERGVMLPVREANCRYRIPIRYDERIHVRCGISKWGRASVEFVYEIWNDDKTVLHATGMTGHACVNLAGKPVAIPDWLRELFQ, from the coding sequence ATGGCCCGCAAAGCGCCCTTCCCCGAACGCGACGGCTGGTACACGCACTACGTCTCCTACGGCGAGACCGACGCCATGGCCGTGGTCTACCATGCGGAATACCTGCACCTTTTCGAGCGCGCACGCAGCGCATTCATGCGCGAGACCGGCATCAGCTACCGCGTGGCCGAGGAGCGCGGCGTCATGCTGCCCGTGCGCGAGGCCAACTGCCGCTATCGCATCCCCATCCGCTACGACGAACGCATCCACGTGCGCTGCGGCATCTCCAAGTGGGGCCGCGCCTCGGTGGAATTCGTCTATGAGATCTGGAACGACGACAAGACCGTGCTCCACGCCACGGGTATGACCGGCCACGCCTGCGTCAATCTAGCGGGCAAGCCGGTAGCCATCCCGGACTGGCTGCGGGAATTGTTTCAATAA
- a CDS encoding cofactor-independent phosphoglycerate mutase — protein sequence MKLLYLIADGMGGWPLDELGGQTTMEAAVTPNMDELAATGTVGLAQTVPEGMAPGSDVANMALLGFDPATYHTGRGPIEAAAQGLELGPDDLVWRLNLVTVSKLTIDGVMRDYSSGHIASEISRPLVEKLQEKLGNETYTFYPGIQYRHLLVQKDGALTDDAGLFINPPHDITDKPIKLDLRAFSRSPNLWDLLFEARDLLADRSVNRSAANSIWPWGQGRPLNLPNFKETFGLDGAVISAVDLIKGLGFASGMTVVDVPGVTGLLDTNYEGKVDAALNFLKDHDFVFVHLEGPDECGHGGSARDKVEAISRFDARIVAPLREALKDEETAWIVTCDHFTPIKEKTHTTDPVPFVLNGPGCASSGVDGFSEKNAASGLKLEKGHELLAHALKTFGMK from the coding sequence ATGAAACTTCTCTATCTCATTGCGGACGGCATGGGCGGCTGGCCCCTGGACGAACTGGGCGGACAGACCACTATGGAGGCCGCGGTCACGCCGAACATGGACGAACTGGCCGCCACCGGCACGGTCGGCCTGGCCCAAACCGTGCCCGAGGGCATGGCTCCCGGCTCGGACGTGGCCAACATGGCCCTGCTCGGCTTCGACCCGGCCACCTACCACACCGGGCGCGGGCCCATCGAGGCGGCCGCCCAGGGGCTTGAGCTCGGACCGGACGACCTGGTCTGGCGGCTCAACCTGGTCACGGTCTCCAAGCTGACCATCGACGGGGTCATGCGCGACTACTCTTCAGGCCACATCGCCTCGGAGATATCCCGCCCCCTGGTGGAGAAACTCCAGGAGAAGCTCGGCAACGAGACCTATACCTTTTATCCCGGTATCCAGTACCGCCACCTGCTGGTTCAAAAGGACGGCGCCCTGACCGACGACGCAGGGCTGTTCATCAACCCGCCCCACGACATCACGGACAAGCCCATCAAGCTCGACCTGCGCGCCTTTTCCCGTAGCCCGAACCTGTGGGACCTGCTCTTCGAGGCCCGCGATCTGCTGGCCGATAGATCCGTGAACCGTTCGGCGGCCAATTCCATCTGGCCATGGGGCCAGGGACGCCCCCTGAACCTGCCGAACTTCAAGGAGACCTTCGGACTCGACGGCGCGGTCATCTCGGCCGTGGACCTGATCAAGGGGCTCGGCTTCGCCTCCGGCATGACCGTCGTGGACGTGCCCGGCGTCACAGGGCTGCTCGACACCAACTACGAGGGCAAGGTGGACGCGGCGCTGAATTTTCTCAAGGACCACGACTTCGTCTTCGTACACCTGGAAGGCCCGGACGAGTGCGGCCACGGCGGTAGCGCCAGGGACAAGGTCGAGGCCATCTCCCGGTTCGACGCGCGCATCGTCGCCCCCCTGCGCGAGGCCCTCAAGGACGAAGAGACCGCCTGGATCGTGACCTGCGACCATTTCACGCCCATCAAGGAAAAGACCCACACCACGGATCCGGTGCCCTTCGTCCTCAACGGGCCGGGCTGCGCGTCCTCGGGGGTGGACGGATTCAGCGAAAAAAACGCCGCCTCGGGCCTGAAGCTGGAAAAGGGACACGAGCTGCTGGCCCACGCTCTCAAGACCTTCGGGATGAAGTGA
- a CDS encoding aminotransferase class I/II-fold pyridoxal phosphate-dependent enzyme, protein MSKFARVDRLPPYVFAQVNELKMKLRHAGADIIDLGMGNPDVPTPKPILDKLAEAAYKPGNSKYSASKGIKGLRKAVQDWYYRRFDVTLDRDSEICVTMGAKEGLAHLALAMLSPGDVVLAPDPAYPIHPYASIIAGADVRRVPIGPGQDFFENLETAVRHTWPKPKLLIINFPHNPTTQCVDLAFFQRIIDFAKENELYVIHDLAYADFVFDGYEAPSLMQADGAKDVAVEFFSMTKSYSMAGMRVGYCVGNPDMVNALTRIKSYLDYGIYQPIQIAAACALNGDLDDCPKFTREEMDLAVKEIMAVYQDRRDALCEGLNRIGWCVTPPKATMFLWAQIPEEFRPMGSVEFSKMLLQEAEVAVSPGLGFGQYGDDHVRFSFVENRHRTNQAVRNLRKFFSKG, encoded by the coding sequence ATGTCCAAGTTTGCGAGAGTCGATCGACTGCCCCCCTATGTGTTCGCCCAGGTCAACGAACTCAAGATGAAGCTGCGCCACGCAGGCGCGGACATCATCGACCTGGGCATGGGCAACCCCGATGTGCCCACCCCCAAACCCATTCTCGACAAGCTGGCAGAGGCGGCATACAAGCCCGGCAACTCCAAGTATTCGGCATCCAAGGGAATCAAGGGCCTGCGCAAGGCCGTGCAGGACTGGTACTACCGCCGGTTCGACGTCACCCTGGACCGCGACAGCGAGATCTGCGTGACCATGGGCGCCAAGGAGGGTCTCGCCCACCTGGCCCTGGCCATGCTCTCCCCCGGCGATGTGGTCCTGGCCCCGGACCCGGCCTACCCCATCCACCCGTACGCCTCGATCATCGCGGGCGCGGACGTGCGCCGCGTGCCCATCGGCCCCGGCCAGGACTTCTTCGAGAACCTGGAGACGGCCGTCCGGCACACCTGGCCCAAGCCCAAGCTGCTGATCATCAATTTCCCGCACAACCCGACCACCCAGTGCGTGGACCTGGCCTTCTTCCAGCGCATCATCGACTTCGCCAAGGAGAACGAGCTGTACGTCATCCACGACCTGGCCTACGCGGACTTCGTCTTCGACGGGTACGAGGCCCCGAGCCTGATGCAGGCCGACGGCGCCAAGGACGTGGCCGTGGAATTCTTCTCCATGACCAAGAGCTACTCCATGGCCGGCATGCGCGTGGGCTACTGCGTGGGCAACCCGGACATGGTCAACGCCCTGACCCGTATCAAGAGCTACCTCGACTACGGCATCTATCAGCCCATCCAGATTGCGGCCGCCTGCGCCCTGAACGGCGATCTCGATGACTGCCCCAAATTCACCCGCGAGGAGATGGACCTGGCCGTCAAGGAGATCATGGCCGTGTACCAGGATCGGCGCGACGCCCTGTGCGAGGGCCTCAACCGCATCGGCTGGTGTGTTACCCCACCCAAGGCGACTATGTTCCTGTGGGCGCAGATTCCGGAGGAGTTCCGGCCCATGGGGTCCGTGGAATTCTCCAAAATGCTCCTGCAGGAAGCTGAAGTGGCCGTCTCTCCCGGCCTCGGATTCGGACAGTACGGCGACGACCACGTGCGCTTCAGCTTCGTGGAAAACCGCCACCGGACGAATCAGGCCGTGCGCAACTTGCGCAAATTCTTCTCAAAGGGGTAA
- the recR gene encoding recombination mediator RecR — translation MQNLPGPLKEVVEQLSSLPGIGPKSALRIALTLLKMPRERAAGVGQSIIELRERLCLCEDCACLAESSPCAICGDSSRDTGQLCLVPEWDALLAMEEMGIYRGKYLVLGGLLSPLDGVDPGQLEIDRLRRRLASGDFEEMILALGATLDAEATASYVKNLVESEFPEVSVTRLAQGIPIGAEVKFMDKETLKQSLVHRQKM, via the coding sequence TTGCAGAATCTTCCCGGACCGCTCAAGGAAGTGGTCGAGCAACTGTCGAGCCTGCCCGGCATCGGCCCCAAATCCGCCCTGCGCATCGCCTTGACTCTGCTCAAGATGCCCCGCGAGCGGGCCGCCGGGGTGGGGCAGTCCATCATCGAGCTGCGCGAGCGGCTCTGCCTCTGCGAGGACTGTGCCTGCCTGGCCGAGTCCAGCCCCTGCGCCATCTGCGGCGATTCCTCCCGCGACACCGGGCAGCTCTGCCTGGTGCCCGAGTGGGACGCGCTTCTGGCCATGGAGGAGATGGGCATCTATCGGGGCAAGTATCTGGTCCTCGGCGGGCTGCTGTCCCCCCTCGACGGCGTGGACCCCGGCCAGCTCGAGATCGACCGGCTGCGGCGCAGGCTCGCCTCGGGCGATTTCGAGGAGATGATCCTCGCCCTGGGCGCCACCCTGGACGCCGAAGCCACGGCCTCCTACGTCAAGAACCTGGTGGAGTCCGAGTTCCCCGAGGTCTCGGTGACCCGCCTGGCCCAGGGCATCCCCATCGGGGCCGAAGTCAAGTTCATGGACAAGGAGACCCTCAAGCAGTCCCTGGTTCATCGGCAGAAGATGTAA
- a CDS encoding ATP-dependent RecD-like DNA helicase yields the protein MSDEQLTSLNDVEVVSTIYHNKENGYSIVRVRAKNEPGQITIVGILGELAGGATLNLRGRWIVHPKFGRQFEVATFEQARPATENGVIRFLQSSIKGVGEKTATLIVEEFGIGVLDLLDEDPEQLLRIKGISKNKLKDIIESWGRQREIKNLLVFLQSHHVPTTFAGKIFHLYGAQAEAKLRENPYDLAYEIRGVGFKTADHMAMKLGFAPDCTQRLEAALAYTLLTSCERNGHLFIPKPKLLEDVARMLDTTDYDKLELALFGLEEKKRVRIEDLSEQGISEAVYLMYFFHYENETTQRLYQLISHPTPISRKKIDKTLPKVEDKLGFTLSEEQREAVFEACSNKVFIITGGPGTGKTTITKAILLTLKELGLKIKQAAPTGRAAKRMAEATGHPAKTVHRMLQFQPEGGFYYCEDQKLKADVLVVDEASMVDAQLFVSILRALPHTCRLILVGDVNQLPSVGPGNVLGDLIDSGKVPCAVLTHIFRQAQESFIVVNAHRINEGKFPRQHPCPPPEADFYWIPQEDPVKVQKLILDSVCERIPERYGLDPLRDIQVLTPMHKGDVGTQALNAALQARLNPPGPGVRELKRKFATFREGDRVIQLKNNYDKEVFNGDLGWIVEVDTESHELMAEFDGNNVHFESSDLDELGLAYAVSVHKSQGSEYPAVVMPIVTQHFLLLQRNLLYTGLTRARELAVLIGSDRAFRIGLNNATSGNRNTHLSYRLRAIFAENRLY from the coding sequence ATGAGCGACGAACAATTGACCAGCCTGAACGACGTCGAAGTCGTCAGCACCATCTATCACAACAAGGAGAACGGCTACTCCATCGTCCGGGTCCGGGCCAAGAACGAGCCGGGCCAGATCACCATCGTCGGCATCCTCGGCGAGCTGGCCGGGGGCGCGACCTTGAATCTTCGGGGCCGGTGGATCGTGCACCCCAAGTTCGGCCGCCAGTTCGAGGTGGCCACCTTCGAGCAGGCCCGGCCCGCCACCGAGAACGGAGTCATCCGTTTCCTGCAGTCGTCCATCAAGGGAGTGGGGGAGAAGACCGCCACCCTCATCGTGGAGGAGTTCGGCATCGGCGTCCTGGACCTGTTGGACGAGGACCCGGAACAGCTCCTCAGGATCAAGGGCATCTCCAAGAACAAGCTCAAGGACATCATCGAGTCCTGGGGCCGCCAGCGCGAGATCAAAAACCTGCTGGTCTTCCTCCAGTCCCACCATGTGCCGACCACCTTCGCGGGCAAGATATTTCACCTCTATGGGGCCCAGGCCGAGGCCAAGCTGAGGGAGAATCCCTACGACCTGGCCTACGAGATCCGGGGCGTGGGCTTCAAGACCGCCGACCACATGGCCATGAAGCTCGGATTTGCCCCGGACTGCACGCAACGGCTGGAGGCGGCTCTGGCCTACACCCTGCTGACCTCCTGCGAGCGCAACGGCCATCTGTTCATTCCCAAGCCCAAGCTGCTCGAGGACGTGGCCCGCATGCTCGACACCACGGACTATGACAAGCTGGAGCTGGCCCTGTTCGGCCTGGAGGAGAAGAAGCGCGTCCGCATCGAGGACCTGTCCGAGCAGGGCATCTCCGAAGCGGTCTACCTCATGTATTTCTTCCACTACGAGAACGAGACCACCCAGCGACTGTACCAGCTCATCAGCCATCCCACGCCCATTTCACGAAAAAAGATCGACAAGACCCTGCCCAAGGTCGAGGACAAGCTCGGCTTCACCCTGTCCGAGGAGCAGCGCGAGGCGGTCTTCGAGGCGTGCTCCAACAAGGTCTTCATCATCACCGGCGGACCCGGCACGGGCAAGACGACCATCACCAAAGCGATCCTGCTGACCCTCAAGGAGTTGGGCCTCAAGATCAAGCAGGCCGCGCCCACCGGACGGGCGGCCAAGCGCATGGCCGAGGCCACCGGGCATCCGGCCAAGACCGTGCACCGCATGCTCCAGTTCCAGCCCGAGGGCGGGTTCTACTACTGCGAGGACCAGAAGCTCAAGGCCGACGTCCTGGTGGTGGACGAGGCCTCCATGGTGGACGCCCAGCTCTTCGTCTCCATCCTGCGGGCCCTGCCGCACACCTGCCGCCTGATCCTGGTGGGCGACGTGAACCAGTTGCCCAGCGTGGGGCCGGGCAACGTCCTGGGCGATCTGATCGATTCCGGAAAGGTGCCGTGCGCCGTGCTGACGCACATCTTCCGCCAGGCCCAGGAGAGCTTCATCGTGGTCAACGCCCACCGCATCAACGAGGGCAAGTTTCCGCGCCAGCACCCGTGCCCGCCGCCCGAGGCCGACTTCTACTGGATTCCCCAGGAGGACCCGGTCAAGGTCCAGAAGCTCATCCTGGATTCGGTCTGCGAGCGCATCCCCGAGCGGTACGGGCTCGACCCCCTGCGCGACATCCAGGTACTCACCCCCATGCACAAGGGGGACGTGGGGACCCAGGCCCTGAATGCGGCCCTCCAGGCCCGGCTCAATCCGCCGGGACCGGGCGTGCGCGAGCTCAAGCGCAAGTTCGCCACCTTCCGCGAGGGCGACCGGGTTATCCAGCTCAAAAACAACTACGACAAGGAAGTCTTCAACGGCGACCTGGGCTGGATCGTCGAAGTCGACACCGAAAGCCATGAGCTGATGGCGGAGTTCGACGGCAACAACGTCCACTTCGAATCCTCGGACCTGGACGAACTCGGCCTGGCCTATGCGGTCAGCGTGCACAAGTCCCAGGGCAGCGAGTACCCGGCCGTGGTCATGCCCATCGTCACCCAGCACTTTCTGCTGCTCCAGCGCAACCTGCTCTACACCGGCCTGACCCGGGCCCGAGAACTGGCCGTGCTCATCGGTTCGGACCGGGCCTTCCGGATCGGCCTGAACAACGCCACCTCGGGCAACCGCAACACGCACCTCTCCTATCGCCTGCGGGCCATCTTCGCCGAAAACCGCCTCTATTAG
- the dnaX gene encoding DNA polymerase III subunit gamma/tau, producing MSTSNLTAKYRPQTFEEVAGQQAVKSILSRAAAQDKIAPAYLFSGTRGVGKTTIARIFAKALNCVNAPTGEPCNVCDHCRQITAGVAPDVIEIDGASNRGIDDARRLKEDIGYAPIDGRYKVFIIDEAHMLTKEAFNALLKTLEEPPPRATFIMATTEHHKFPATIVSRCQHYTFKMLPQAELVAHLEKIMNLEGLQYEPGALSIIAKRGAGSVRDSMSLLGQALAMGEDVLREADVRGFLGLAGQDVFFGLMESMHARDLVAVGYVLRQVLDQGLDLGFFLRELTNCWRNMFLLRQAGEEALPLLGLSGEEATGWMDWANKFEPAHIHACWQMTLDGQRKVMTSLEPALALELLLLNLTSLPDLINLESMTPRTGGTPRPPMGGGQSGPAQGGPGMQGGPGMQGGQGGMPSGGRQFAPPQAAPRPSAPPKPAQPQTAPPTRSGQPPHYEAREPGGSGFVPSKAQSAPPARPEPEPEPAGPSEATPLSESGRARVSAASIPGPRDWEGFLKFVEARNGEAGVKVSMLHLTEGTREKDALRITCKTRMMCSQLKEKSTLAALDGLTREFFGPTVEVRVETGDIAEPKSDRQLMEEAEKHPGVIRVMEAFNAQLLSVSHRKQ from the coding sequence ATGAGCACATCGAACCTCACGGCCAAGTATCGTCCCCAGACCTTCGAGGAAGTGGCGGGGCAGCAGGCGGTCAAATCCATCCTCTCCCGGGCGGCCGCCCAGGACAAGATCGCGCCCGCCTATCTCTTTTCCGGCACCCGCGGCGTGGGCAAGACGACCATCGCCCGCATCTTCGCCAAGGCGCTGAATTGCGTGAACGCGCCCACGGGAGAACCGTGCAACGTGTGCGACCACTGCCGCCAGATCACCGCGGGCGTGGCCCCGGACGTCATTGAGATCGACGGCGCGTCCAACCGGGGCATCGACGACGCCCGCCGCCTCAAGGAGGACATCGGCTACGCACCCATCGACGGCCGCTACAAGGTGTTCATCATCGACGAGGCGCACATGCTCACCAAGGAGGCCTTCAACGCGCTGCTCAAGACGCTGGAGGAACCGCCGCCGCGCGCGACCTTCATCATGGCCACCACCGAGCACCACAAGTTCCCGGCCACCATCGTCAGCCGCTGCCAGCACTACACCTTCAAAATGCTGCCCCAGGCAGAACTGGTGGCACACCTCGAAAAGATCATGAATCTCGAGGGACTCCAGTACGAACCCGGCGCGCTATCCATCATCGCCAAGCGCGGCGCGGGCTCGGTCCGCGACTCCATGTCCCTGCTCGGCCAGGCCCTGGCCATGGGCGAGGACGTGCTCAGGGAGGCCGACGTGCGCGGCTTCCTCGGGCTGGCGGGTCAGGACGTCTTTTTCGGGCTCATGGAGTCTATGCACGCCCGCGACCTGGTGGCCGTGGGGTATGTCCTGCGCCAGGTCCTGGACCAGGGGCTCGACCTCGGATTCTTCCTGCGCGAGCTGACCAACTGCTGGCGCAACATGTTCCTGCTGAGGCAGGCGGGCGAGGAGGCCTTGCCCTTGCTCGGCCTGTCCGGCGAGGAGGCCACGGGCTGGATGGACTGGGCGAACAAGTTCGAGCCCGCGCACATCCACGCCTGCTGGCAAATGACCTTGGACGGCCAGCGCAAGGTCATGACCAGCCTGGAACCGGCCCTGGCCCTGGAACTGCTGCTTCTCAACCTGACCAGCCTGCCGGACCTGATCAACTTGGAATCAATGACTCCGCGCACCGGCGGCACGCCCCGGCCCCCCATGGGTGGGGGGCAGTCCGGCCCCGCACAGGGTGGTCCCGGCATGCAGGGCGGGCCAGGCATGCAGGGGGGGCAGGGGGGGATGCCCTCCGGCGGCAGGCAGTTCGCACCGCCGCAGGCCGCCCCCAGGCCGTCCGCACCGCCGAAGCCCGCGCAGCCGCAGACCGCGCCGCCCACGCGGTCGGGACAGCCGCCGCATTACGAGGCGCGGGAGCCCGGCGGGTCCGGTTTCGTGCCGTCCAAGGCGCAGTCCGCGCCCCCGGCCCGGCCCGAGCCGGAACCCGAGCCCGCCGGCCCGTCCGAAGCCACCCCCCTGTCCGAGTCCGGGCGGGCCCGCGTCTCGGCCGCGTCCATCCCCGGCCCGCGCGACTGGGAGGGATTTCTCAAATTCGTTGAGGCGCGCAACGGCGAGGCCGGGGTCAAGGTGTCCATGCTCCATCTGACCGAAGGGACACGGGAGAAGGACGCCCTGCGGATCACCTGCAAGACCCGGATGATGTGTTCGCAGCTCAAGGAGAAATCCACGCTGGCAGCCCTTGACGGCCTGACCAGGGAATTTTTCGGCCCAACGGTTGAGGTTCGCGTGGAAACAGGCGATATTGCCGAGCCCAAATCGGACAGGCAACTCATGGAAGAAGCGGAGAAGCATCCCGGCGTGATCAGGGTCATGGAGGCCTTCAACGCCCAGTTGCTTTCGGTAAGTCACAGAAAACAATAA
- a CDS encoding homoserine dehydrogenase, translating into MDVIRLGLGGFGTVGSGLAKILDMNAERIEKRLGKKIVISKVLVRDLTKKRAFDPGPDVVFTDDPDALVNDRSVDIVVELMGGLDTARDLMLKAFAAGKHVVTANKHLLAEHGLELFQAASDNAVGLLFEASCAGGIPIVQTLKESLAGDEIVKMLGIMNGTANYILSEMTTKGMDFESALADAQDLGYAEADPTFDIEGFDTAHKLCVLIRMAYGVDYPLADLPVQGITSVTPMDIEFAREFGYRIKLLAHVEDVHGKLEAGVHPALVPYTYLLARVGGNYNAVRLEGNAVGPIMLHGQGAGDLPTGSAVLADIMNLVRKISDGCTGPDNTGFHNQPLPKAKILPPEESESKYYFRFTVADRTGVMAAITRSMADHNVSIAQAVQKGESGAEGIPLVIITHETSARDADAVLAEIDAMDFSVEPCVKFRIL; encoded by the coding sequence ATGGATGTAATCAGACTCGGTCTCGGCGGATTCGGCACGGTCGGCTCGGGCCTGGCTAAGATATTGGACATGAATGCCGAACGCATTGAAAAGCGGCTCGGCAAGAAGATAGTGATCTCCAAGGTCCTGGTCAGGGACCTGACCAAGAAGCGGGCTTTCGATCCCGGCCCGGACGTGGTCTTCACCGACGACCCGGACGCACTGGTCAACGATCGGTCCGTGGACATCGTGGTGGAGCTCATGGGCGGCCTGGACACGGCCAGGGACCTCATGCTCAAGGCGTTCGCCGCGGGCAAACACGTGGTCACCGCCAACAAGCACCTTCTGGCGGAACACGGCCTGGAGCTTTTCCAGGCCGCGTCCGACAACGCGGTCGGGCTCCTGTTCGAGGCCAGCTGTGCGGGCGGCATCCCCATCGTCCAGACCCTCAAGGAGAGCCTGGCGGGCGACGAGATCGTCAAAATGCTCGGGATCATGAACGGCACGGCCAACTACATCCTGTCCGAGATGACCACCAAGGGCATGGACTTCGAAAGCGCCCTGGCCGACGCTCAGGACCTGGGCTACGCCGAGGCGGACCCGACCTTCGACATCGAAGGCTTCGACACGGCCCACAAGTTGTGCGTGCTCATCCGCATGGCCTACGGCGTGGACTATCCCCTGGCCGACCTGCCCGTGCAGGGCATCACCAGCGTGACGCCCATGGACATCGAGTTCGCCCGCGAGTTCGGCTACCGCATCAAGCTGCTGGCCCACGTCGAGGACGTGCACGGCAAGCTCGAAGCAGGCGTGCATCCGGCCCTGGTGCCCTACACCTACCTGCTGGCCAGGGTGGGCGGCAACTACAACGCCGTGCGCCTGGAAGGCAACGCAGTGGGGCCGATCATGCTCCACGGCCAGGGTGCGGGCGACCTGCCCACCGGTTCCGCCGTGCTGGCGGACATTATGAACCTGGTGCGCAAGATCAGCGACGGCTGCACCGGCCCGGACAACACCGGCTTCCACAACCAGCCGCTCCCGAAGGCGAAGATCCTCCCACCCGAGGAATCCGAGTCCAAGTACTATTTCCGCTTCACCGTGGCCGACCGCACCGGCGTCATGGCCGCCATCACCCGGTCCATGGCCGACCACAACGTGTCCATCGCCCAGGCGGTGCAGAAAGGCGAATCCGGGGCCGAGGGCATCCCGCTGGTGATCATCACCCACGAGACCTCGGCCCGCGACGCGGACGCGGTCCTGGCCGAGATCGATGCCATGGACTTCTCGGTGGAGCCCTGCGTCAAATTCCGAATCCTGTAA
- a CDS encoding YbaB/EbfC family nucleoid-associated protein: MKGMNEMLRQAQIMQRKMTEAQDELKAKEVEASSGGGMVTVKVTGAQEVTEVRIEPSVMESGDVEMLQDLVMTAANEAIKKSKEMMEEAMKGVTGGLSIPGMF; encoded by the coding sequence ATGAAAGGCATGAACGAGATGCTCCGTCAGGCCCAGATCATGCAACGCAAGATGACCGAGGCCCAGGACGAACTCAAGGCCAAGGAAGTCGAGGCGTCCAGCGGCGGCGGTATGGTCACCGTCAAGGTCACCGGCGCCCAGGAGGTGACCGAGGTGCGCATCGAGCCGTCCGTCATGGAGTCGGGCGACGTGGAGATGCTCCAGGATCTGGTAATGACCGCGGCCAACGAGGCCATCAAGAAGTCCAAAGAAATGATGGAAGAGGCCATGAAGGGCGTCACCGGCGGCCTGTCCATCCCCGGCATGTTCTAA
- a CDS encoding branched-chain amino acid transaminase, producing MVQKSETIWFDGKQVPWDEANVHVLTHALHYATAVFEGIRAYECADGSSEVFRLKDHMVRFVDSAKILGIKMPYTADEMTEAAIETLKRNKLAGAYVRPLAFVGEGAMGVYPGDNPTRVIVACWPWGAYLGEEALEKGINVRCSSFSRHHINVMMVKAKAAGNYVNSVLAKNEAIADGYDEAILLDTTGHVSEGTGENIFLVRDDIIYTPHLDGVLGGLTRDSIISLAGDLGYEVREEPIARDMLYVADEVFFTGTAAELTPISSVDRRTIGTGTAGPVAKLLQTEFFKIVKGENPDYEHWLHRYQA from the coding sequence ATGGTTCAGAAATCCGAAACCATCTGGTTCGACGGCAAACAGGTTCCCTGGGACGAGGCCAACGTCCACGTCCTGACCCACGCCCTGCACTATGCCACGGCGGTCTTCGAAGGCATCCGCGCCTACGAGTGCGCGGACGGCTCCTCCGAGGTCTTCCGCCTGAAGGACCATATGGTCCGCTTCGTCGATTCGGCCAAGATCCTGGGCATCAAGATGCCCTACACCGCCGACGAGATGACCGAGGCCGCCATCGAGACCCTCAAGCGCAACAAGCTGGCCGGGGCCTACGTCCGTCCGCTGGCCTTCGTGGGCGAGGGCGCCATGGGCGTGTACCCCGGCGACAACCCGACCCGCGTGATCGTCGCCTGCTGGCCTTGGGGCGCGTACCTGGGCGAAGAGGCCCTGGAGAAGGGCATCAACGTCCGGTGCAGCAGCTTCAGCCGCCATCACATCAACGTCATGATGGTCAAGGCCAAGGCCGCGGGCAACTACGTCAACTCCGTGCTGGCCAAGAACGAGGCCATTGCCGACGGCTATGACGAGGCCATCCTGCTCGACACCACGGGCCACGTTTCCGAGGGCACCGGCGAGAACATCTTCCTGGTTCGCGACGACATCATCTACACCCCGCACCTCGACGGCGTGCTCGGCGGCCTGACCCGCGACTCCATCATCAGCCTGGCGGGTGATCTGGGCTACGAGGTCCGCGAGGAGCCCATCGCCCGCGACATGCTCTACGTGGCCGACGAAGTCTTCTTCACCGGTACCGCGGCCGAGTTGACCCCGATCAGCTCGGTGGACCGCCGCACCATCGGTACCGGCACGGCCGGGCCGGTGGCCAAGCTGCTCCAGACCGAGTTCTTCAAGATCGTCAAGGGCGAGAACCCGGACTACGAGCACTGGCTGCACCGCTACCAGGCTTGA